The Alysiella filiformis sequence TCGCCAATTTCGGCACTTCGTCCAGCGTGTACACTTCGCCATCAACGCGCACACGCGCGAAACCTTGCGCTTGCAAATCGGCAAACAAATCCACAAATTCGCCTTTGCGTCCGCGCACGGCTGGGGCGAGTATCATCATGCGCGTGTCTTCGGGTAATTGCAAAACAAAATCAACCATTTGTGAAACGGTTTGGCTGGCGAGCGGCAAGCCGTGTTCGGGGCAATGGGGCGTGCCGATACGCGCATACAAAAGGCGCAAATAATCATGGATTTCCGTAACCGTGCCAACGGTGGAACGCGGATTGTGGCTGGTGGATTTTTGTTCAATGGAAATGGCGGGCGACAAACCTTCAATCAAATCCACATCGGGTTTGTCCATCATCTGCAAAAATTGACGCGCGTAAGCCGACAGGCTTTCCACATAGCGGCGTTGCCCTTCGGCATAGAGCGTGTCAAACGCCAAGCTGGATTTGCCCGAACCCGAAAGCCCTGTAATCACAACCAGTTGATGACGGGGAATGTCCAAATCAATGTTTTTGAGATTGTGGGTGCGCGCACCGCGAATGCGAATGAAGTCGTTGTTTTGAATGGGGGTGTATTTGGACATGGTTCAGGCTGCCTGAAAAATTGAAAACTGGGTATTTTAACATTTTTGCTGGAAAAATTGGCTTTCAGGCAGCCTGAAACGCAAGATGACACCCACCGCATTTCTTTACCAATTTTTCATCAAAAATACCCAATTCAACAGAATGGCTCATTTTTTGTGCTATACTGTTTCGCCTGATTAACTGAAACACAAAGGAAAGACAATGATTTGGTCAATTGTGATTGGTTTGATTGTGGGTTTGTTGGCGCGTTTTCTCAAACCTGGTAAAGACGCAATGGGTTGGATTGCCACCATTTTCTTGGGCATTGCAGGTTCGTTTGGTGCAGGCGTGGTGGGACGCGGCATGGGCTGGTATGCACCCGATGAAACAGCAGGGTTTATCGCATCGGTCATCATGGCTGTGATTTTATTGACGATTTACAATAAAATGAAAAAATAATTTCAGATTAAAACGATGGCAAAAGGGCAGATGTGCATTCATCTTCCCTTTTTGTGCGTTCAGGCAGCCTGAAACCGCAAGAAAAATGGTCTCTTGCTTGGAGAAACAAGAGACCCAAAAGGAACACAAACCACTACCAAAATACACGACTGACTGCTTGGTTCAAACTTGCGTTTAAGCTGCGTTGTGTAGCTGGTAGGCGTATAGTATACAAAATCGCTCAACTTTGCAAATAAAAATTATTATCAATAGCGTAAAAATCAACAAACAAATGTTTTTAAACGAAATTTATTTGACCGCAAACGTGTTGCATTGTGCCACATCGCCTGTTTTAAAACCGCGCTCAAACCACGATTTGCGCTGTGCCGATGTGCCATGCGTATAAGTATGTGGCACGGTGTAGCCCTGTGCGCGGTGTTGCAAAGTGTCATCGCCCACCGCTTCGGCGGCATTGTAGGCTTCTTCAATGTCACCTTGTTCAAACAAGCCGTCTTTTTCAGCATAATGCCCCCACACGCCAGCATAGCAGTCTGCCTGCAATTCCAATTTAACCGACAAGGCATTGGCTTCTTTTTTGGAAACACGCTGTTGCATTTGATTGACTTTTTGAATTGTCCCCGTAATCGTTTGCACATGATGCCCCACTTCGTGCGCCAAAACGTAGGCGAATGCCGCATCGCCTTCTGCACCAAGCTGGTTTT is a genomic window containing:
- a CDS encoding GlsB/YeaQ/YmgE family stress response membrane protein, with amino-acid sequence MIWSIVIGLIVGLLARFLKPGKDAMGWIATIFLGIAGSFGAGVVGRGMGWYAPDETAGFIASVIMAVILLTIYNKMKK